From the Anaerolineae bacterium genome, one window contains:
- a CDS encoding Gfo/Idh/MocA family oxidoreductase: protein MSKQEIRVGVIGLGFMGRAHTANYEKLPNARIVAVADADPDRRQGRANVVGNIEVPLPRLDVASYQVYADGRDLIRDADVDLVDICLPTYLHAEFAQLAAEAGRHVVVEKPMALTSEETTRMIEAAHRNGVELMVAQCLRFWPEYVYLKETLDSGRLGRLIKAEFIRRSAKPVWTWEGWMTDAARSGGAMLDLHVHDVDFVNYLLGKPNRLYARAIKTPATGGYDLVSALYTYEGGPEVLVDAAWYQTVTFDFRAAYLAVFEDGLLHFDSTRSPSLQVHRAGQDPESLALEGDAYYLELEFFVNCLAEGRSPATMVAPESAQQSIELIEAERRSAESGEAVTP, encoded by the coding sequence ATGAGCAAGCAAGAGATCCGCGTTGGGGTGATAGGCCTGGGGTTCATGGGCCGGGCTCACACCGCCAACTACGAGAAGCTGCCCAACGCCCGCATCGTGGCCGTCGCCGACGCCGACCCCGACCGTCGGCAGGGACGCGCCAACGTCGTGGGCAACATCGAGGTGCCTCTGCCCCGCCTCGACGTTGCCAGCTACCAGGTCTACGCCGACGGACGCGATCTCATTCGCGACGCCGACGTGGATCTCGTGGACATCTGCCTTCCCACCTACCTCCATGCCGAGTTCGCTCAGCTGGCAGCGGAGGCCGGCAGGCACGTGGTGGTGGAGAAGCCGATGGCCCTCACCTCTGAGGAGACCACCCGTATGATCGAGGCCGCCCACCGGAACGGGGTGGAGCTCATGGTGGCTCAGTGCCTCCGCTTCTGGCCCGAGTACGTCTATCTCAAGGAGACGCTCGATTCCGGTCGGCTCGGCCGGCTGATCAAAGCCGAGTTCATCCGCCGCTCGGCCAAGCCGGTCTGGACTTGGGAGGGCTGGATGACAGACGCCGCCCGCAGCGGGGGCGCCATGCTCGACCTGCACGTCCACGATGTGGACTTTGTCAACTACCTCCTGGGAAAGCCCAACCGGCTGTACGCTCGCGCCATCAAGACGCCCGCCACCGGCGGCTACGACCTGGTCAGTGCTCTGTACACCTACGAGGGCGGGCCCGAGGTGCTGGTAGACGCGGCCTGGTACCAGACGGTCACCTTCGACTTCCGGGCTGCTTACCTGGCGGTCTTCGAGGATGGTCTGCTCCACTTCGACAGCACCCGGAGTCCATCGCTACAGGTACACCGGGCAGGCCAGGACCCTGAGAGCCTGGCCCTCGAAGGGGACGCCTACTACCTGGAGCTGGAGTTCTTCGTCAACTGCCTGGCCGAAGGGCGCAGCCCGGCCACGATGGTCGCGCCCGAGAGCGCCCAGCAGTCCATCGAGCTTATCGAAGCCGAAAGACGATCCGCGGAGAGCGGCGAGGCCGTCACTCCCTAG
- a CDS encoding nucleoside hydrolase: MPIPVWLDTDIGTDVDDAVALALALRSPEIELVGVSTVYGDVDLRSRMVLKLLQLAGRGDIPVYSGASQPLMRERAVYWGGWEGEGLLGEEDRSLAPRQEHAVLALTRAANDRPGEISLATIGPMTNVSLAFALDPELAGKLRRLVVMGGVARTGPQGLGLPIAEHNLACDPEAASLCFRSGAEMAMVGLDVTTQVWVDRTGMERIRRSGGPLGQAVAGQLERYLAIRKRERTMMHDPLALSYLIRPEFLELVPAEVQIETRSELASGATWVRRTDESRTRVAVGVDARGFEAFLLERLSRE, from the coding sequence ATGCCAATCCCGGTCTGGCTTGACACTGACATCGGCACCGATGTAGACGACGCCGTAGCTCTGGCGCTGGCCCTACGTTCGCCCGAGATCGAACTGGTGGGCGTCAGCACTGTCTACGGCGACGTGGACCTCCGCAGCCGCATGGTTCTTAAGCTGCTGCAGCTCGCCGGCAGGGGAGACATACCGGTGTACTCAGGTGCTTCGCAACCCCTGATGCGAGAGCGGGCGGTCTACTGGGGCGGCTGGGAAGGGGAGGGCCTGCTGGGGGAGGAGGATCGGTCGTTGGCGCCTCGGCAGGAGCACGCCGTCCTGGCGCTGACGCGGGCGGCCAATGACCGTCCTGGCGAGATCAGCCTGGCCACCATCGGCCCCATGACCAACGTCAGCCTGGCCTTCGCTCTAGATCCCGAACTGGCGGGTAAGCTACGGCGCCTGGTGGTGATGGGTGGGGTAGCACGAACCGGCCCGCAAGGGCTAGGCCTGCCAATTGCCGAGCACAACCTGGCCTGTGACCCGGAGGCCGCTTCTCTGTGCTTCCGCTCCGGAGCGGAGATGGCGATGGTGGGGCTGGACGTGACCACCCAGGTCTGGGTGGACCGGACCGGGATGGAGCGAATCCGGAGGTCGGGCGGTCCCCTAGGTCAGGCCGTGGCGGGACAGCTGGAGCGGTACCTCGCCATCCGGAAACGCGAGCGCACGATGATGCATGATCCTCTGGCCCTGTCCTACCTGATCCGACCGGAGTTCCTGGAGCTGGTGCCGGCCGAGGTGCAGATCGAGACGCGAAGCGAGTTGGCGTCAGGGGCCACCTGGGTGCGCCGGACCGACGAGTCGCGCACCCGGGTGGCAGTGGGCGTAGACGCCCGAGGGTTTGAGGCGTTCCTGCTGGAGCGCCTGTCTAGGGAGTGA